The region AATCTGAAAGTGAGGATTCCTTCCTTTACATAGATGCAAAAACTTAGCCTCAAGATGGTATTCGCCTATTCACCAGAATTAGTTTCAAAGCTCTGCTAAAAGTCAATTAATGCGTTTCAAATACACATAAGCAAAAGTATCTAATCAAAGATTTTTTCTTACTGACTGGCCTCGTCTAGAGACAGATAAACATAAGCCCAGACTTATGAAATTAACAAATAAGGCAGTTCTTCCATAGCTCATAAAAGGTAATGGGATTCCCGTGACAGGTCCTAGGCCAACAGTCATAAATATATTCACCATAATTTGGAAAATAAACATTGAAGCTATTCCAATAACAATCAAAGATTCAAAATCAGTACGCGCCTCAATGGCTATTTTTATTAGTCGAAAAATTAGAATAAAAAATAAAAATAAGACGAATAAAGTTCCTAAGAAACCTGTTTCTTCTCCAAGAGCACTAAAAATGAAATCAGTATGTTGCTCAGGGATGAATTTTAATTTAGTTAATTGGCCTTGCATCAAACCTGAACCCAACAATCCTCCAGATCCAATACCTATTTTGCTTTGAAGCATATGATATCCACCACCTAAAGGATCTTTACTGGGATTAAGGAAAAGAATTAATCGATCTCTTTGATAATCTCTTAAAACATTTTCCCAAAACCAAGGAGATATTTTTGCTATTAAAGAATGAAACAAGACAACAAATAATGTTAGTAACTTTCTTTTATTTGGCAGAGACTTATACGAAATAAACCAAATTATTGGAATCCATATAAAAAGACCGAATTGATATAAATATCCTATTAATCCTGTCACAAAAGTAGCCAAAATAATAAATGCCCACTCATATGGCATTCCTGACCAATACAACATTCCAAGAAGTGTGGCTCCAAACACAAGAGATGTACCAAGATCAGGTTGTAAAAAAACTAAAACCCAAGGCAAGAATGAAACTAATAAGGGTTTAATTAAATGAGATAGCCCAGAAAATGTTTTGCGCTCTAAAATAGAAGCCAAGATAAGTATTAAGGTTAATTTTGCAAATTCAGATGGCTGTATATATAAACCAGCAAAGCTGAGCCATCTTTTTGCACCTAGAGCTGTAGTGCCACTAAAATTTACATATAAAAGTGTTAAAATAGTAAAAGAATATATTGTTATGATATATTTTTTTAAATCTTGCAAAGGAAATTGTGCTAAAAAATAAACAATAAAAGAACCTATATAAGCAATAATTGCATGTTGATACCAATCTGTAATGCCAAGATTTCTTTGAGTACTTGCAATTAATAAGCAAGATAAATGTACTAAAATAATAGGTACAATCCAAATTATTAAATCTACATCTTTCCAAAATTTTTTGTTTCTAACTATTTTTAAATTAGGTATTTTACTGCGACCAAAACTCATAATTACTTTAAATCACTGTTTAACAGATAATGCATTACATAAAGTTCCTGCAAGTTCTAAAAATACTTTTGCTGTTATTGAATCTCGAGATGTATGAACAACTGGTAGATCCTTCCCTGTACCAGAAAAAGTATCAGATTCTATTGGTATCTGAGACAACAAAGGTACATTATTCTCTTTAGCTAATTGATTCCCTCCTCCTGAACCAAAAATCTCATATGATTTTTGTGGTTGATCTGGAGGGATAAAATAAGTCATGTTTTCAATCACTCCGAGTACAGGAATATTCATTTGTTTAAACATTGACAACCCTCTTCTTGAGTCTTGAAGCGATACATTTTGTGGAGTAGTGACTATTATCACACCTGCCATAGGAACTGCCTGCGCCAAAGAAAGTTGGGCATCTCCTGTCCCTGGAGGTAGATCTACTATTAAAAAATCACGTTCACCCCAAGAAGCTTGATATAAAAATTGTCGAATAATTCCATTAAGCATTGGCCCCCGCCAAATGACTGGCTGATTTTGATCAATTAATAATCCCATTGAAACCATTCCGATCCCACATGTCTCAATGGGAATAATCTTTTGCTCTGCGCCCGAGCCACTGACTTCTGGAGTTATTTCGCTAACGCCAAGCATATAAGGCGTATTGGGTCCATAGATATCAGCATCAAGCAAGCCAACCTTAAAACCCTTTTGACTAAGGGCACAAGCCAAATTCACGGCAACAGTACTTTTACCGACACCACCTTTACCGCTACTTATGGCGATAACATTTTTCACTTTTGGTATTGGAGTTAATCCCTGAGATTGACCACCATGTCCGGCTTGACCAATAGGAGAAGGAGACTCCTCAGATGGAGATGCATCTCCTATCTCAATTTGTACTTCTTCTACATCTTCCAAAGACTTAATGCTTTCCCTAATATCATTTGCTATTTGACTTCTTTGAGCTAACGCAAAATTAGGGAGAGTCAGTCTTACAACAATTTTCGGTGGCTTTACTGAAACTATTTCCAGCCATCCAAGTTCAACAATAGATCGTTTACTTCCGACATCTTTGACTGAATCAAATGCTTTTAAAACCTTCTCGTTGGTTTTCATTCTTAGTTTCTATTACATTTGATGATAGTAAAAAAATCGACCTATATTGCACCTCTTTATCCAATAATATTGCCTTTATTCATAAGTAAAAAACATTCGCAATACAAACTTTTCCAATATTGGTGTGAAATTTGCATCATTTGAAAGTATTTTTTTAAAGAAAGCAAAATACAATTAATTTTGTCCTCCTTAAAAGATCAAGCCAATTTACCGGCAAAAAACTCAAGAGATCGAGCCAAAAAGCTTGTTTTAGGGCTTCAAGATGAAATTTGTGCTGGTTTGGAGACTATCGATGGAGAAGGCAAATTCCTAGAAGAATCTTGGGAGAGACCAGAGGGTGGTGGTGGACGCTCAAGAGTCTTGAAAAATGGAAAAATCTTTGAACAGGGAGGGGTTAATTTCTCTGAAGTGCATGGCAATGAACTTCCACCATCAATCATTAGCCAACGTCCAGAAGCTAAAGGTCACTCTTGGTTTGCGACAGGCACCTCAATGGTTCTGCACCCCAAAAGTCCCTATATACCAACTGTTCATCTTAATTACAGATATTTCGAAGCAGGTCCTGTTTGGTGGTTTGGGGGAGGAGCTGATTTAACACCATTCTATCCATATCTATCTGACACGCGTCACTTTCACTCATGCCATAAAGCTGCATGTGACACAATCAACAAAGATCTTCATAAGGTTTTTAAACCTTGGTGTGACGAATATTTCTTTCTAAAACATAGAAATGAGACAAGAGGAGTTGGAGGTATTTTTTATGACTATCAAGATGGAACCGGCTTACTTTATAAAGGTCAAAATCCCAACGGGAACGCCTCTAGAATCTCAAAAGAGCTAGGGAAATATTCTTTGAATTGGGAAAATCTTTTTTCACTTGCCAAAGCATGCGGGCAGGCATTTCTGCCCTCCTATGAGCCAATAATCAAAAAGCGAAAAAATCAAAGCTTTTCAACAAAAGAAAGAGACTTTCAACTTTATAGGAGAGGTAGATATGCTGAGTTCAATTTGGTATGGGATAGAGGCACCATTTTTGGATTACAAACGAATGGAAGAACAGAGTCAATATTGATGTCATTACCGCCCTTAGCAAGATGGGAGTATGGCTATAAGCCAGAAAAAAATTCACGTGAGGCGCTTCTAACAGATTTATTTACTAAGCCTCAAGATTGGTTTACAGATAAATCTCTGGAAGAGAGATGTTTAACTCATCAAGCATTGGATTAGATACTACACTTCTAAATTATTCCATTTAAAAAAGCCTGAACTATTTCATTAGCAAGGAGTTTTATTGTTTTTTTTCGTGTTTTTAAATTTCTGAGGTTTTGTTCTAGCAAGCCCTCTAATTTCCCAATTTCAAGAATCCTTATTTGCCTTCTTGGAGCACCTAAACCTCCTCTAAATGAAACAGGAAACCTTCCAAATGTTCTTGCGATTGACTCGTCTATTTTATTTGGCATCTCAGAAAAGGGAGGGATTAAGCCTGAACCAACTCCATACTTACCATATGCATCAAAATGAATTTCAAGCGCATAACCACCGCGTTTGGAAAATCTCCTACCTACTGACCAATTCGTTCTTGGATCGTTAGCATCATCTATATTTCTTATTTTTGGGTCATACGCTCTAATATTCAAACCTTTCTTTTTGCCAAGGTTAACAATTGATTCTTGTAATTTTAAATTCCAAAAAAGTTCATCACTAATTTCAGGATGCATTGGATTCAAACCAAACTTATCAACAGCTTCGCCAGGTGTACCAGCACCAGCCAAGCCCTGAGAATCAGCATGGCCAGCTAATATTAAAATAGGGATATTTTTATCTACATCTCTACTGCCAATCCAGGTTGCAGGAAGATTTGAACTTTCACCAATGATTAGTTCAAAATCTTCAGTATAATTAAAATTCCTGGTATAATAAAGTTGAGAAAAAGTAAAAAAAATAATTAAAAATACTATTAATTTTAAATTATTTAATACTTTATTTTTCACCTCAAATACTAATTAAATAGGGGAAGAAAGTAGAGAGTTTTCACTACTGAGTTCAAGACTTTCAGATAATTCCAACTGAATTGCTATCAGCTCATCACGATGAGCTTTAATTCGTAAAATACTGTTATCAGATAGATCTGAACTTAACAACTTAACTTCTAATGATTCCTCTCGTTTGGATTTGACACGATAAATAATTCCAGCTAGAGGTGCACCAATTGCAGCCAGCAGTAAAGGCCACCAACTTAAAGAGGGATAAAGCTGAATCAGCACAAGACCTAAACAGGCCGAGCCCAGTCCTCCTAAGCAGGATAAAAAGATCACCAAAAAAGTACTAGAAGCAACATTTCCATTAAAGATCAACAATTTCTCTTCAGCATTACCTCCATTTTTCTTCCAACCACGTTCTTCCAACCACAAACTAACGCCTTGCAAAACCTCAAGAGGAGGCAAAGGAGACTGAACATCTACAACTGTTGTACGGTCCTTACTTGCAGCTCGCAAAAAAAACCCCAAACCTATCGCCAATAGGATAGTTAGAAATAATGTTGAGGAGAATGCAGATTGCATCTCAAAAATACGATCTCTTTTATCTTAATTGTTCTGGGAAACATATCTAC is a window of Prochlorococcus marinus str. MIT 0917 DNA encoding:
- the rodA gene encoding rod shape-determining protein RodA, with product MMSFGRSKIPNLKIVRNKKFWKDVDLIIWIVPIILVHLSCLLIASTQRNLGITDWYQHAIIAYIGSFIVYFLAQFPLQDLKKYIITIYSFTILTLLYVNFSGTTALGAKRWLSFAGLYIQPSEFAKLTLILILASILERKTFSGLSHLIKPLLVSFLPWVLVFLQPDLGTSLVFGATLLGMLYWSGMPYEWAFIILATFVTGLIGYLYQFGLFIWIPIIWFISYKSLPNKRKLLTLFVVLFHSLIAKISPWFWENVLRDYQRDRLILFLNPSKDPLGGGYHMLQSKIGIGSGGLLGSGLMQGQLTKLKFIPEQHTDFIFSALGEETGFLGTLFVLFLFFILIFRLIKIAIEARTDFESLIVIGIASMFIFQIMVNIFMTVGLGPVTGIPLPFMSYGRTALFVNFISLGLCLSVSRRGQSVRKNL
- a CDS encoding Mrp/NBP35 family ATP-binding protein; amino-acid sequence: MKTNEKVLKAFDSVKDVGSKRSIVELGWLEIVSVKPPKIVVRLTLPNFALAQRSQIANDIRESIKSLEDVEEVQIEIGDASPSEESPSPIGQAGHGGQSQGLTPIPKVKNVIAISSGKGGVGKSTVAVNLACALSQKGFKVGLLDADIYGPNTPYMLGVSEITPEVSGSGAEQKIIPIETCGIGMVSMGLLIDQNQPVIWRGPMLNGIIRQFLYQASWGERDFLIVDLPPGTGDAQLSLAQAVPMAGVIIVTTPQNVSLQDSRRGLSMFKQMNIPVLGVIENMTYFIPPDQPQKSYEIFGSGGGNQLAKENNVPLLSQIPIESDTFSGTGKDLPVVHTSRDSITAKVFLELAGTLCNALSVKQ
- the hemF gene encoding oxygen-dependent coproporphyrinogen oxidase, with protein sequence MSSLKDQANLPAKNSRDRAKKLVLGLQDEICAGLETIDGEGKFLEESWERPEGGGGRSRVLKNGKIFEQGGVNFSEVHGNELPPSIISQRPEAKGHSWFATGTSMVLHPKSPYIPTVHLNYRYFEAGPVWWFGGGADLTPFYPYLSDTRHFHSCHKAACDTINKDLHKVFKPWCDEYFFLKHRNETRGVGGIFYDYQDGTGLLYKGQNPNGNASRISKELGKYSLNWENLFSLAKACGQAFLPSYEPIIKKRKNQSFSTKERDFQLYRRGRYAEFNLVWDRGTIFGLQTNGRTESILMSLPPLARWEYGYKPEKNSREALLTDLFTKPQDWFTDKSLEERCLTHQALD
- a CDS encoding N-acetylmuramoyl-L-alanine amidase, producing the protein MKNKVLNNLKLIVFLIIFFTFSQLYYTRNFNYTEDFELIIGESSNLPATWIGSRDVDKNIPILILAGHADSQGLAGAGTPGEAVDKFGLNPMHPEISDELFWNLKLQESIVNLGKKKGLNIRAYDPKIRNIDDANDPRTNWSVGRRFSKRGGYALEIHFDAYGKYGVGSGLIPPFSEMPNKIDESIARTFGRFPVSFRGGLGAPRRQIRILEIGKLEGLLEQNLRNLKTRKKTIKLLANEIVQAFLNGII
- a CDS encoding cofactor assembly of complex C subunit B — protein: MQSAFSSTLFLTILLAIGLGFFLRAASKDRTTVVDVQSPLPPLEVLQGVSLWLEERGWKKNGGNAEEKLLIFNGNVASSTFLVIFLSCLGGLGSACLGLVLIQLYPSLSWWPLLLAAIGAPLAGIIYRVKSKREESLEVKLLSSDLSDNSILRIKAHRDELIAIQLELSESLELSSENSLLSSPI